GGGTACACACAAACAATTAGTATGAGTTTAAATATAGACTCAACACCAGCAGACAAACTGGCGCTGTGacgaaattacttatttattttggacaACACTAGCGAAGGTCACTCTCTCcttttgtcaaaatattttgtaccgAGTTGAAGTGAGTAGCAATCCAGTGTTGGCTTTATACCAAATACTTGATGGCATTATAAggtgaaattataattttgtcttCGTCACTTTGTTTCCGCTGCATAATGCTGTTGTCATATTTTCAagaataataagtatttatctTTGGTAATTAAGATGACGTTAATTATTCACGTGTGTGTAAGAgcagtattttttatgttcttcTAAGATAGAATACGTTTAACGTGTCGTCGTGGTGAATCACGATCCAATGTATCTattatacctatatacttaacatgcgcaagttaTGTGCATtataaaaacgtgcgggtccaacGACTCGCGtgtgtcatcatcctcctgcccttatcccaattttatttggggtcggcgcagcatgttttcttcttccatactcttctatctgccgtcatctcacaagtaacattctttcttacaatttctactttcacacaatccatccatgcTCGCGTATGTActaaagcaaaatacccacccgcgtgctcttatcacttgcgcatgttaacttgctccagctacatgcaccgtgtagaagcaCCCTAAAGCTAGTATAAATATGTTTACACCATGTTCTTATGTTGTGTAGCCCTGCTAGCTGCTTGCCTGGAGTTGGAACAGCTGGTACTGACGATGTGCATCGGAACGCTCTGCTCCTACACCATCGTCGCTGTGTGTGTTGTCTTACTCAGGtgacatttttcataatttcatttaattatatgACTTATTCTTCTTTATACTTCTGCTAGTGGTTTCACCCCATTCCGTGGGAACTTATCCACCCACTCGGATAAAGCCTTAACCATATCTTGTGATTGACGACCATTAATGGGTTACAACGGTATGGGTTAGAGCATGATGCATGTATGGGGGCTTCCCAAAAATGTACGATTTTCAAatgagtacctacattttacaatgctttatttgaatatcttttTGCCCATACTAAATCACgcatatttttcacttttataaaCATTGTAAAACAAAGGAATAGCGCGTGGAAGTATTTTTTGGCACATAATTGTCTGTAATTTGGCGACACGCTCGATGTCACAACCACTATTTTGGTCTAGTTCATCAGAATCGTAAACTTCACTTACAATGTTACAATTAACACTTCTCTTTGAATGTGTTAATGAAGCTGGTATTCTGaggcaaaatatttatttatatattgtaaTGAATTTGTCAAAATAATGAGCACTTAAGCATTTTATCATCACCCTTGCAAAAAATAacagttattataatttaaaaaaggccGGTTCTTGCAATAAATACATTTAGGCAATTGTCTTATAAAAAGTCTTATAAGTACTCAAAAAGGATCAACTGAGATACCCAATATCTACCTAGCTTTATCCCAACCACCTTCTCAACTCATTTTCCCGGGCAAACCAatccccttggtaagactttctTCTTTCTTGTTAAGTTTTTTCTTGTTCGTAAGGACGATTCATACTAGGAGAAACGGTATTTCACCAGATTAGTAAGACTGTCATTTTACAGATACCGTTCATTCCATGAGCCTGAAGCGAAGCACTCCATCATGAAACAGATCATCGGCCGAGCAGACAAGAGAGCCACCCGGGTCTCCACTACAATTGTCAATATAGCCATAGTTTTGTTTGGtaagtttaaatattaaaaaatggtCAGATTATGGTTTCTGTCAGAAAATGTTTGTATCAAAGTGAACCACGAGTTTTTGCGCTATATCTGAGTTTCCTTCTATAAAATATTCTAGGAGAAGATTATGAAAATTGGAGCCGAGGTATCCGGACAGAAGAGTTTTAAAACAACCTGTAGAATTTCGACATTAAAATCTCTCTCGTGGTACCACTCACTCCGTGATAGCTACTGAACGGAGAATTTTTAGTTgtttacaaaacaacaaaaacacagCTCCGCTCATTTCATCCGGGCGAAATTGGGATCATTTCTCTCAAAAGGGAATGGCaaaatagggtattttagtctagatgagaaaaaaattaaaagtgtattacaatgattgtttagaggaaaagcaatcgggaaatgttagtttcacttcgtaaggtacataaatatattttttattgcagtttaaagtttttaggtttttttatctgtctttgaacactacgaaatgtcgccgccatgctaatgacgtcattacggtagtaaacaaaagtgtataacctctaaatattatccacatttcccaaagtattgattcttgaagtagttaacctatcattaaagagtatatttcattagataggtaatgttaatacagttacttacatcaaagtgatcttcacaaaagtataaacgagatttatctgataacagtccaggatctcgtctcgcaacttttaaccaagtgtttctcatatttatatccactggtacttgaatccataatttgtctggtgtttttacactagtgttctcacattcagaaacaacacaccaacgatacggagcataattactcattattaaaattttcaatacatatcaaaatatgtattactgacagctgtagtttgtttactaacgtaatgacgtcatgaccaaaaaacaatcatggcgtccgttgtgtgccgcgttttcgcgaaatttgaaattatgataaaacaattaatttatattcgtacataacgtgagaaaaaaaaatatttttaattttttagagatatattaagactaaagaatttatttaagatatatttcaaaaatgcatgtaataccctattgtgaaacaaatgttttaaacagttgtaattaaatattatttttgttccagTGGTGATGTGCTTCGCGATAGCTTTGGTGGTGGTCTACGTGCAGCAGCCCCTGATTCCTGCCATCATTCTGCACGTGCTGACTATACCCATCGTCATCATCATGGCCTTGCAGCCTTTCAGTGATGAGCGATTACCATTCAAAGTAagtgtaatattttattgatgagTGCATGccaatttttatgtaatttttttccatgttttgttgtttttatttctagacaCCCCTGGTGCCGTTTATTCCTTGCATCAGCATCTACACCAACGTGCATTTAATGGCAATCATCAACATAAATACGTGGATAAGACTTTTCATCTGGCTGCTAATCGGTAAGCACTTCTTGACATTTGTCTTCTTTGCCCTGTGATTCTTGATATTAACCTTTTTTGCTTTGACATTTTAGGAGTTCCAGTATATTTCATATGTATGTGCTTCTATAAGCAACCGGCAGGAAAATCTACTGCAAATGAAATAGAATTTGAACCACACGACAAAAGAAATGGAAAAGCACCGGTTGTCGTACAAATAGTAGTGGAATCACCAACACCACCTCGTACGCTTGCACGACCTGATGACAACATGGAAGAATATGACGATATGGAACAAATCAACAAGGAATTAAAAGACACAgcaataaatagtaaaaaagtaGAAGAAATTATAGTACAGGAGattcaaatagaaaataatgaagaaaaagAAGCAAAAATAATAGACTTGCTGGATCAAGTACTCCAAGCAGAGGAAGATACTTACGGTGAAGTCATTAGTTTAAAGGAAAATAGGGAAGAAGACAGCCAATCAACAGTCGAACCCAATGAGACTGGCATCCCTCATAGAAAGTCTTTGAGTGAACTGTCAGATGCTGGGTCCGATGCATCATCGGGCAATCAAGTATTGTCTAAATACGATGTAATTGCTCAGGTGCACAGGGAAGACTTACCGAGAGTTAGCGAGGAAGAGGAGAAGCTGGACAGTAACGATGATATTAATGATTTCGATGACGAAGAAATAACGGCTTTTAACGAAAGCGACACAAGTTCACGAACAGATGAATCAGGGTATTCAGACACTATAGACAGGCCAGCACTCAGCGAGTCATTAGATGATACACCAGTGTCAACAATTCCAGTGCCACCACCTctagatgaaaattattttaagaataataataactataggAAATTTAATACAGTACTACCTAGATATAGCAAACCCGAACCACAAGAGATAGACGATGATGAAGTTAATGAGCCTAGAGTAAGCATACAGTCAAACAATTCACAAGGCGATGGCAATATAAGATTTGGTAGTGACCGGCAGATTAAATTCATGTCCAAGTTGAATAATATATTCCAGAAAACTATAGCTCCAACTGAGGATGAAGAGATTCCAAGAAGGAGATCGCATTCCACAGGGAACGTTGCTGAAGCGGAATTATCAGTAAACAATATGGATCGACCATCGTTATTCCTGGATTTAAAGAAAGAGTTATTGTCCAGGGAACCAACACAAAATTTACGTCCAGTTAACGCACAAAATACAGAAGAAAATGCACCTAAATCAGATACATCTGAGCCTGAAGAGGAAGACATGTCAATGAGTAGAGAAGACTTAAAGAACAAATTAGAAAACATTTTCGCGGTAGGTGGTCCTAAGCTTTTAAAGCCAAGGCTAATGAAATCTAATCCACCTACACCAGAGGAATCGTACCAAACAGATAATTCAAG
The DNA window shown above is from Helicoverpa zea isolate HzStark_Cry1AcR chromosome 16, ilHelZeax1.1, whole genome shotgun sequence and carries:
- the LOC124637762 gene encoding high affinity cationic amino acid transporter 1-like isoform X1 gives rise to the protein MAEGTWQTICRLVSRRRAFEPDRGDESLKRCLNCWDLTALGVGGTLGIGVYVLVGAVAVKTAGPSIILSFLIAATTSLFAGLCYAELGARVPLAGSAYIYTYVSVGELVAFIVGWFNIIEFTYGAASVARGLGAYIDAVTNNAMSEWFLNHMPINASLGISPYFDLFSFFFVIIIGVVLSFGVRESSMVNNVLSVMNIIVIAFIIIAGAFKADSRNWSIPEELVPPGYGVGGFFPYGWWGMLKGAAICFYGFVGFDVINASGEEVKDPRKTLPLAILSVLFIVFIAYAGVSIVATMLVPYYELVGVASVSVAFTRVGWDWARWIITLGAVFGISTSLFGALFPLPRLLYSMAKDGLFLHWFAKVGATTRSPIIATIIPTVAISLLAACLELEQLVLTMCIGTLCSYTIVAVCVVLLRYRSFHEPEAKHSIMKQIIGRADKRATRVSTTIVNIAIVLFVVMCFAIALVVVYVQQPLIPAIILHVLTIPIVIIMALQPFSDERLPFKTPLVPFIPCISIYTNVHLMAIININTWIRLFIWLLIGVPVYFICMCFYKQPAGKSTANEIEFEPHDKRNGKAPVVVQIVVESPTPPRTLARPDDNMEEYDDMEQINKELKDTAINSKKVEEIIVQEIQIENNEEKEAKIIDLLDQVLQAEEDTYGEVISLKENREEDSQSTVEPNETGIPHRKSLSELSDAGSDASSGNQVLSKYDVIAQVHREDLPRVSEEEEKLDSNDDINDFDDEEITAFNESDTSSRTDESGYSDTIDRPALSESLDDTPVSTIPVPPPLDENYFKNNNNYRKFNTVLPRYSKPEPQEIDDDEVNEPRVSIQSNNSQGDGNIRFGSDRQIKFMSKLNNIFQKTIAPTEDEEIPRRRSHSTGNVAEAELSVNNMDRPSLFLDLKKELLSREPTQNLRPVNAQNTEENAPKSDTSEPEEEDMSMSREDLKNKLENIFAVGGPKLLKPRLMKSNPPTPEESYQTDNSSTESISKLPKMDKNDTLRRQRAKFGEVLNSFRLSMNKDEEV
- the LOC124637762 gene encoding uncharacterized protein LOC124637762 isoform X2 codes for the protein MSEWFLNHMPINASLGISPYFDLFSFFFVIIIGVVLSFGVRESSMVNNVLSVMNIIVIAFIIIAGAFKADSRNWSIPEELVPPGYGVGGFFPYGWWGMLKGAAICFYGFVGFDVINASGEEVKDPRKTLPLAILSVLFIVFIAYAGVSIVATMLVPYYELVGVASVSVAFTRVGWDWARWIITLGAVFGISTSLFGALFPLPRLLYSMAKDGLFLHWFAKVGATTRSPIIATIIPTVAISLLAACLELEQLVLTMCIGTLCSYTIVAVCVVLLRYRSFHEPEAKHSIMKQIIGRADKRATRVSTTIVNIAIVLFVVMCFAIALVVVYVQQPLIPAIILHVLTIPIVIIMALQPFSDERLPFKTPLVPFIPCISIYTNVHLMAIININTWIRLFIWLLIGVPVYFICMCFYKQPAGKSTANEIEFEPHDKRNGKAPVVVQIVVESPTPPRTLARPDDNMEEYDDMEQINKELKDTAINSKKVEEIIVQEIQIENNEEKEAKIIDLLDQVLQAEEDTYGEVISLKENREEDSQSTVEPNETGIPHRKSLSELSDAGSDASSGNQVLSKYDVIAQVHREDLPRVSEEEEKLDSNDDINDFDDEEITAFNESDTSSRTDESGYSDTIDRPALSESLDDTPVSTIPVPPPLDENYFKNNNNYRKFNTVLPRYSKPEPQEIDDDEVNEPRVSIQSNNSQGDGNIRFGSDRQIKFMSKLNNIFQKTIAPTEDEEIPRRRSHSTGNVAEAELSVNNMDRPSLFLDLKKELLSREPTQNLRPVNAQNTEENAPKSDTSEPEEEDMSMSREDLKNKLENIFAVGGPKLLKPRLMKSNPPTPEESYQTDNSSTESISKLPKMDKNDTLRRQRAKFGEVLNSFRLSMNKDEEV